The DNA region TCTCCAGCACAAGATCGGTCGTGCGCGCGATGGCGCCGCCGCACATCATCGCTGAGCGCGATGCCACCGCGCCGAAGCCCGGCACATCGCGCGCCGAGTCGCCGGACAGCAGCCGGATATTGTCGAAAGGCACGCCGAGTCGCCGCGCGACGACGTTGCCGAATACGGTGCGATGCCCCTGCCCGCTCGCGCCAGATCCGATCGACACATCGACACGACCGCCGTCGCCGAAGCTGATGCGTGCGCTCTCCTCGGGCCACGCGCCGGCGATTTCGAGATAGCAGCCGAGACCGATGCCCCGCAGCTTGCCCTGCTTCTTCGCGGCCTTCTTGCGCGCGGCAAAACCGGCATAGTCGGCCCGCGCGAGCGCACGCTCCAAGACCGCCGGAAAGTCACCGCTGTCGTAGGTGCTCCCGAAGGCAGTCGTATACGGCATCTGCGCGGGCTGGATCAGGTTGCGCCGGCGCAGCTCGGCCGGGTCGATACCCGTCTGCACCGCGGCGGCCTCAATGACGCGTTCCAAAAGATAGCTGGCTTCGGGACGGCCAGCGCCGCGATACGGCCCCGTCGGCAGCGTGTTGGTGAAGACGCAGCGCGCGTTCAATTGCGCATGCGGAATGTCATAGACCGTCGGCAGGCAACCGGAGATATGCAAGGTCACCACGAAATGGGCGACGCCGGTGAAATAGGCGCCCATATTGCCGGCGACGTCGACGCGTAATCCCAGGAACTTGCCGCGCTTCGACAACGCCAGTTCGACAGTATAGACCGAATCGCGGCCCTGGTTGTCGGTAAGGAACGCCTCGGAGCGGGTGGACACCCAGTGCACCGGCTTCTTGAGCTTGCGCGAGGCGTAGAGCATCGGCACGTATTCGGGATAGAGCCAGCCCTTCATGCCAAAAGCGCCGCCGACATCCTCCGCGACGACGTGCAGTTCGTCCGGCTTGATGCTCATCGCCTCGCAAATCTGGGCACGCAAGCCGGCAAAACCTTGGTTGCCGCAGCGCAGCTCGTAGCGATTGTTGTCGAGGTCGTAGCTCGCCGTCGCGGCGCGCGGCTCGAGCGACGCCACCACCAGGCGCTGATTGACCAGCTCGACCTTCACCACATGCGCCGCTTCCGCGAAGGCCTTCTCCAGCGCCGCGTTCTTCTTGCCATCGGGATCCTGCGGTGCGGTCCAGTCGAATCCGACATTGCCGGGCGCTTCCGGCCAGAGCTGAGGGGCGCCGGGCTTCACCGCCTCGCGCACATCGGTCACGGGCCGCAGCATCTCGTACTCGACCTCGACCTTCTCAGCGGCGTCCTGCGCCTGTGCCGCGGTCTTGGCGATGACCATCGCCACCGGTTCGCCGACATGCATCACGCGGTCTTGGGCAAGCGAGGGGCGATCCGGCGAGTACGGCGTCTTGCCACCGCGCCCGGGAATGGGATGCGCATGTGAGATGGAGTGGAAATGCTCCGCCTCGAGATCGGCGCCGGTGATGACCGCTACAACGCCGGGCGCCGCTTTCGCTGCCGCGACGTCGACGCGCGCGATCTTGGCGTGCGCATGCGGCGAGCGCACGAAGAACGCCGCGAGCGCACCTTCCGGCTTGAGATCGTCGCCGAAGCGGCCGGCGCCGCGCAGCAGGGCATTATCTTCGACGCGGCCGTGCCAGTCGGCATGAGGGGTCGAGAGGGCGGCTGAGGATGCGGACATGCAATTCTCCAGAGCGAAATGTCAGAGCTGACGATCGGCGATACCGGCCTTGGCATAAAGCGCATTGATATGCGCCTTGACCTCGGGATCCGTCGTATCGTGTTCGGGCACATGTGCCCAGCCGGCCTTGGCGCGGGCGTAGATGGCCATCTCTTCATCCTGTTGCGAGGTGCCGCCCGAAATGCCGTAGGCGCCAACCATCTCATCGCCCCTGAAGATGGGCGCGGCCCCACCCGACGCGGCGATGCGTCCATTGGTCATAGCGGCGAGGCTGACCAGGAGCTGCGGATTGCGCTCCTTGAACCATTGCTGGATGACGAGACCGTCGGGAAAGCGTGGACTCATGGAGCGGAAGGCGGCAACCGTATAGGCCTTGGCGATCGCCGTTTCCGGCGTGATGAAACCAGCGTCGTCCATGCGCTCGACCGCGACGATGTGTCCCTCCGGCCCGACTACCGCGATCGACACCGGGACGCGCATTGCATCCGCTTTTTCGACCACGGCATCGATGAACGCGCGGCATTCCCGCGCCCGCAGTTTGGTCATTACCGTGCGTCCTCCCCGGAGCATTAAGCTTTGCTTAATTTCTTACGACTCGCAGTTAACCGCAAAACAACCGGTCCGGGAATAGTGTGCGCCAGCCCGGGACAGGATAATGGATCAGGATTCGCCGCCACCCGCCGCGACGCATGATTTGCGACTGGTCCTGGCGCCGGGCGGCGCCTGCTTTGCGGTCTGTCTCGCCATTCTCTCCGTGGCCGCACCCAATTTCGCCCCCTCGCTGACCGACAAACTGCTGTATGCGCTCGCGCTCGCCCTAGTGGCCATGGTGCTCGCCGGGCTTATCCTGACGCGGCGTCTGCGGCGGCACAATCTGCGCATTGGCGTCGCCCTGAATAATATGTCGCAGGGCTTGTGCATGTTCGACCGGCACGAGCGGCTTGTCATCTGCAACCAGCGCTATCGCGACATGTATCAACTGCCGGCGAGCGTAGCGAAGCCGGGTATCACCCGCACAGAGCTTCTGCGGTATCGCGCTGCACAGGGCACGTTCACGCTCGATATCGACGCGTATCAGCGCCGCGTCAGCACCGCAAATGCGGAAGGCAAGACCACCACGACCGAGGTGGTGAGCAACGGACGCCGCGTCGTCATCGTCAACCGGCCGATGCCGGATGGCGGCTGGGTCGCCACCCACGAAGATGTCACCGAACGGCGCGACGCCGCACGCGAACGCGCGGTGTTACAGGAGCAAGCCGAGCGGCGCGCGACGGTCGAACAGGCGATCGCGGGGTTCCGCCAGCAGGTCGAGGCGCATCTGCATAGCGTCAGCGACAGCGCTGTAGTGATGCGCGGGACCGCGGCCACATTGCTCACCAATTCGGCCCAGACCGCCAAGGGCGCCGAGAGCGCCGTCGGTGCCTCAAATGAAGCCTCGGTCAACGTCGACACGGCCGCGACCGCGGCCGACGAGCTCGCCAAGTCGATCGGCGAAATCGGGCGGCAGCTTGCCAAAGCTACCGACGTGGTCCGCGCCGCGGTTAGCGAAGCGCAGGGTACGAATGCACAGATCACCGCATTGTCCGACGCCGCCAAAAAGATCGGCGACGTCATCAAGCTGATCCGCGCCATCGCCGCGCAGACCAATCTCCTGGCGCTCAACGCCACCATCGAAGCGGCGCGCGCGGGTGAAGCCGGCAAGGGCTTCGCCGTCGTCGCCCAGGAGGTCAAATCGCTCGCGGTGCAGACCGCGCAAGCGACGGAAGACATCTCGGCTCTGGTCACGTCCGTGCAGAATGCGACCGGTGGTGCCGTAGCGGCGATCGGCCGCATCGCGCAGCGCATGCACGAGATCGATTCCTACGCCACCGCCGTCTCCTCCTCGGTTGAGGAACAGAGCGTGGCGACGGCCGAGATCTCACAAAGCGTCACCAACGCCGCCGAGGGCGCCAGGGTCGTGGTCAATGTCCTCGACGACGTCGCCGGCGCGGCGAGCGAAACGCGCGCGTCCGCCGAAAGCGTGCTTTCCGCTTCGCAGGCCGTCGAAGCGGCGGCTGCCGATCTGCGACGGGAAATCGAGAATTTTCTCGTCCGCGTAGCGGCCTAACTTCCTGCCCGCATGCGCCTAAACACGGTTTCGCAAAGCATTTTCGCCCGTTCAAAGAAACCTCGCGGCTTCGGTGCGCTGAAAACATCCTGATGCAACCGAAGATTTGCTGCATCCCGGTGCGGCCTCGGATAGTTTGCATCAGCAACGAAAGTCGAATGCGGAGAAATCGATGAGGCTGGGCTATTTCACGATGCCGGTGCATCCGATGCAGCGTCCCTGGGTGGAGACGCTGCATGAGGATCGCGAGGCCATCATCCTTGCGGACAAACTCGGCTTCTACGATGCGTTCATCGGCGAGCATCTGACCGACGCCTGCGAGAATGTCACCAACAGTCTCTTGTTCCACGCAACGCTGATCAACGACACCAAGCAGATCAAGCTCGCCTCGGGCACCTGCAATCTGTCGCAGATTCACCCGGTGGTCATCGCCGCCAACTGCGCGATGTTCGACCATCTGGCGCAAGGGCGCTTCATCATGGGCGTGTCGGCGGGCGCGCTGACCTCCGACGCCGAGGCGCTGGGCATCCTCGACGAAGACCGTAACAAGATGTTCGCCGAGGCGATCGACGTGATCCTGGCGATCTGGGAGCGCGAAGCGCCCTACAAGATCGACCTGCCGAACAACCGCTTCAAAGTGTCGACCGAGCGCACGCAAGCCTTCGATCTCGGCGTCGGCATCATGCCGAAGCCGTTCCAGAAGCCGCGGCCGGAGATCGTCGGCACCGTCGTGGCGCCGTTCTCGCCGGGCGTGGTGCTCATGGGCAAGCGCGACTTCCACCCCCTATCGGCGAACTTCCTGCTTGCCAAGCACATGAAGTCGCACTGGCAGAACTACGCCAAGGGCAAGGCCGAGGTCGGCGAGAAGGCGAAGGTCGAGGATTGGCGCGTGGCGCGCACGATTTTCGTCGCCGACGACGACAAGACGGCGTTGGCTTACGGCCGCGAAGATGCCAACAGCCCCTACCGGTTCTACTTCTCGCAGATGCGCGGCAAGATGAAGCGTGGCGGCCGACTCTACGTGTTCAAGAGCCACAAGGAGCAGCCGGACGAAGAGATCACGCATGACTTCGTCATGGACCACTGCGTGATCCACGGCACCGTCAACAAGGTCGTCGACCAGATCCTCAAAATGCGCGAGGAGATCGGCGATTTCGGCGAACTCGTCTACGCCGGTATGGACTGGGTGGATGAAAAGCTCGGCCGCCGCTCGATGCAGTTGATGGCCGAGGAAGTCATGCCCCGCGTCAACGCGGCGATCGCCAAGTCCGACGCAGCGGAATAGGCGCCTGTCGTCCCGGGCGAGCGAGACCCGGGACTCATACGCCGCAGTCCAGCCCGCCTCATCCTGAGGAGCCGCGCCGTGGCGCGGCCTCTCGAAGGATGGGGCGGCCCTCAGCGTGTGGTCCGGGAGAGGCTGCCGTGTATGGGCGCCTGACTTGTGTCGAATAGCGGCAGACATCGGACAACCCGATGCCTGCAGGGCCGACAAAATGACGGGCCTTCATCGGGCCTGAAACGTTCCCGCAATCAGCTTCTGAATTGCAGTCGAGCGTTTGGCCAACTCATCCACCTTGATGCAGGCCGCGACATAACGATCCGGCCGCAGCACCAGCACGTGGTCGTTATAGGCATCGAGACGCCCCCCGAACGACGACGGCGGAATAGCCACGGTTCCCGGAAGCGCGGCGTCGCCCAGCACAACGATACGTGCGTCGAGATCGCTCCACGGCTCGCCTTGCAACCGTGGCACCACCTCCCCCGCACGCGGCGACGTCACCAACAGCGCAAAGCCCTGCCCCAACAGGTCGTCAAGTCGCACATCCTTGCCGTCGCTCATCCGTATGTGCGGCTGCGGAATCATCCGGCCGACTAATGTCTCGCGCGCCCCGCCACTATCGGCCACGAGGAAGCCCTGAGAAAAGCGCGGCGGCGGTTTGAATTTCATCTGCGCGATGTAGTCGCGCGCCTTCGGAAACAGCGCCATCGCGCGGAAGCCCCATTCGATCGCGAAGGCCGTAAGCTTGTTGGCGGGCGACAACACGCGGCCGATATTGAACGCGAATTCGATCATCGCCCAGACGTGATCGCGCCGTTCCGGCTCGTAGCTGTCGAGCAAGCCGGGGCCGAGGCGCCCCTGGACGATGGCCGCCAGCTTCCAGGCGATATTGAAGGCATCGCGGACGCCGGAGTTCATGCCTTGCCCGGCGAAAGGCGGCGTCAAATGCGCCGCGTCGCCGGCGAGGAAAACGCGGCCCTCGCTCCAGCGCTCGGCCAACCGTGCATGGAAGGTGTAGACGACCTTGCGCACGAGACGGCTTTCCGGCGCTGCTTCGTGCGTCTCCATCAGATGCTTGATCATATCGGGCGCCAGCATGTCTTCGTCGCGCTCGTTCTCGTGCAGCAGGAACTCGTAGCGGCGCGTGAGATGCGGCCCCGGCAGGGCGATGCAAGGCCGCGCCGGATTGGAGAACACCTTGGTGTGCGGCGAGGTGACCGGCGAATTCTCCAGGTCGACGATCAGCCAGCGCTCGCGGAAGGTCGAACCGCCCAAGGCAATGCCGAGTGTCCGGCGCACGCCGCTCGACGCGCCGTCGCAGGCGATGAGATAGTCGGCGGTGATATCGGTTTCGGTGTCACCGTGTTTGACACGCAACGTGACCTGCTTGTCGTCCTGGGTGAACGAAACGAGCGCATGTTCGAACAGCGCGGTGACGTGCGGGAAACGCTTGAGCCCCTCGTTCAGTTGCTGCTCAAGGACGGGCTGACGGAAGGCGTTGCGGCGCGGAAAGCCGTAGGGCTGTTCGGTCGGCTGCACCTTGGCGAAGCACCGTCCCCGTGCCGAATAGTAATGCGAGCCGTAGCCGTGCACGGTCTCCGACATCACCGTCTCGACGAGACCGGCCGCCTGCATCGTGCGCAGACTCTCGTCGTCGATCGACACCGCGCGCGGTTCATGCACGGTAGCGGCATTGCGCTCGAGGATAACGCAGGCAACGCCGTAGACGCCGAGCAGATTGGCCAACGTCAAACCCGTCGGTCCCGCGCCGACGATGGCGACGGGATAGTGCAAACCTTGAATCATGCTTCCGTTCCCAATGCGCCGCGGCCGCGGAGACGTTCGATCTCCCGCGCTGCGGCGGATACGTTGGTGCGCAGGCGAGCGACGGCGCGCTCGCCGACACGCGGCGACAAAAGAACGAGGCTGAGGCTGCCCGCGATGCGCCGGCTGGCGTCGAAAATCGGCGCGGCGATGCCGAGGCGTCCGGGGTCGACCTCGCCCATCGCGACATAAGTCGGCTCGCGCCGCAGCGCGCGCAGGCTCGCCTTGAACTCCTCAAAGCTGTCGCCAAGGCCGGCGGCGCCGATCTCGCGCTTATGCTCCTGCCAGAGGTTGGAGATGATGCGCGGCGGCAGATACGCCAGGATGACTTTCGACGTGGAGCCGCGAAACATCGGCCGGCGGGCGCCGCGCTCGTAAGAAGAGACCGGCTCGCCGCTCTTGTTCGTTTCCTGGTGAATGCACATCACCATGCCGCGGTAATAGCGGCACAATAGCACCGCAGCCGGTTCGCGCACGCGCTTGAGCAGCCGCTCCATGACCGGGCGCGCCTGGCGCAGCACGGGATCGGCCTCGCGGATCTGGCGATCGAGCTCGACGATGGCGGGGCCAAGCACATAGCGGTTGCGCTGCAGCTTTTCGAGCAGGCCGGCCGCGACCAGGGTGTTGAAATAGCGATAGCTTGTCGCCAGCGACACGTTCAGCCGCTTGGCGGCGCGCTCGGGCGACCACACCGTGCGTTCGGCGGTGTACAGCGCGAGCAAGCCCAGCACTTTCTCGGCGCTTGTCCGCCGTTTGTCGCCGCGCTCGTTCATCCTCGGACGCATGCCACAGGGCCGCGGCCGGCGTCAAAAGTTCCTGCCGAATTTCTCAAAATACGCGAAGTTTGTGCAGACGCACAAAAAAAGGCGGGCACCAGGCCCGCCTTTTTCATCGTTCGTTTGAGGCGTTTATCGCACCGCCGGCAACGGCGCCGAGGTAATCCCGCCGCTCATGCTGGCCGGTCCGCCTTGCGCCGGCGGCATAGCCGCTGCGGTCGGCATGGTGCCGGCTGGCGCCTGAGCCGTATTCGCCATGGTCTGGGGGGGACGGCCGGGGAGCACCACCACACGCGTGCCGGTCTGCACACGGCTGTAGAGATCCTCGATGTCCTCGTTCAGCAGGCGGATGCAGCCCGACGACACAGTCTGGCCGATGGTCGAGGGCTGGTTGGTGCCGTGGATGCGGTACAGCGTGTTGCCGAGATAAAGCGCTCGCGCACCGAGCGGGTTGCCCGGGCCGCCGGCCATCATGCGCGGCAGATAAGGCTGGCGCTCGATCATCTCGGACGGCGGGAACCAATCCGGCCATTCCTTCATGCGCGAAATACGCTCGGTGCCGGACCAGGTGAAACCTTCGCGGCCGACGCCGATGCCGTAGCGCAGCGCCTTGCCGTTGCCGAGGACGAGATAGAGGTAGGTATTCGGCGTATCGACGATCAGCGTGCCGGCCGGCTCCTTCGTCTGGTAGTCGACCAATTGCTTTTGCAGATTTTCCGGCAGCGCCTTCGGCTGGCCGGTCTCCGGCTGATCCTCCGGCGGCAGCGTCATCACGCTGGCATTGTTGGCGCCCGGCTGGGCGGCGACACCGGGAGCGCCCGCGGGCGCAGCCCCGACCGACGCCGGTGGCCGTGTCACGGCATCTTGTGCGCGCTGATCGAATTGGTGGCCATAGGCCTGCGGAGGCACGTCCTGCGGCGCCAAGCCGGGTGGCGGCAGCGGCGCGGCATCGGCCTGCTCGTCCGAAGACAGGATGCGCTGTGGCACACCGACCGGAGCCGGGTTCTGGCTGTACTGGCGGCGATAGCCACGCCGTACAGGCACATCGTCCTCTTCTTCGTCCAGCCAGTAGCCTGGCGGGAGTTGTGCTTCATAGGCCGACGAAACGCCCCGCGACGGCGCGGCGCCCCGCGAGGTCTGCGCCTCGGCCGGAATGACAAAAAACGCCGCCGCGGCCGGCAGCGTCAGCAGAAAAACACCGCAACGTCGGATCATTCATCACCTCGGCGCGAGCAGCCCCCACCGCTGCGCGCATCCTGGATGCCCCGGGATGAAGGCACATTCAAGACATTATTGCGATAAACTCGGCCTGGCGGCCGACTAGTGCGCGGAAGCCACACGCCCGACAGGCGTCGGCCGCAGCAGCAGCAAAACCAGCGGCACCATGGTGGCGGCAAACAGGGCCGAAACCCAGAAAACGTCGATGTAGGCGAGCAGCGTCGCCTGACTGCCCACAGCCTGCCCGATCCACCCCGTCGCCAGCGCCTGAGCCTGGGGACGCGGCATGCCTTGGGCGAGAAAGTAGTCGGTCACCTGCCGGCTGACGTGCTGGTAGGCCTGGGACGCCGGATAGACGTTCTCGACCAGCCGGCTCTGATGGAATTGCGAGCGCTGCGCGATGACCGTATTCGCCAGCGATATGCCGAAGCTGCCGCCAAGATTTCGCGCCATATTTATCAGGGCGGACGCCTGGTTCGTATCCTCCGGCCGCAGGCCGGCGTAGGCGACGGCATTGATCGGGATAAACAGGAACGGCAACCCGATCATTTGGAACACCCGCGCCCAGGCGAAGAAGCCGAACGTCGCGTCCGGCGCCAGATTGGTCATGTGCCACATGGCGACGGCGATCACGGCCATACCCGTCGCGATCAGATATTTCGGCTGAATCCAGCCGGCCACCGCGCCGGCGAGCGGCATCATGATGAGCATGCCGAGCCCTCCCGGCATCATCGACAGACCCGAGAGATAGGCCGTGTAGTCGAAGGACGTCTGCAGCAACTGCGGCAGGATCTGCGTCGAACCGAAGAGAACCGCGCCGACCGACATCATGATCACGAACGACATCCCGAACTGACGGCTGAAGACGAGCCGCACGTCGACGATCGGATCGCGCCGCGACAATTCCCAGGGCAGGAACAAGGCAAAAGCCAGAACCGCTACCGCCGTGAAACCGAGGATCACGCCCGACGAGAACCAGTCGTCCTGCTGCCCGCGGTCAAGCACGATCTCCTGACAGCCGAGCCAGAGCACGACGAGCACCATGCCGATCCAATCGACACGCAGACCGCCGCGCAGCTTCTCGCGCCGTTCTTTCTTCAACGCGTCCGGCTCGACCAGAAGCCACTGTGTCAGCGAGAGAGAGATGATGCCGAAGGGCCCGTTGATGAAGAATATCCAATGCCAGGAAAAGTTGTCGGTGATGAAGCCGCCGAGCGTCGGCCCGACCGTCGGCGCGATGATGACGGCAACGCCGTAAAGCGCGAAAGCCTGCGAACGCTTCTCGGGCGGAAAACTGTCGGCGAGGATCGCCTGCTCACTCGGCGCCATGCCGCCGCCGCTCAATCCCTGCAGAATGCGGAACAGGAGCAACGACTGCAGATTCCAAGCCAGGCCGCAGAGAAACGACGCGACAGTGAACGTCGCGACGCACAGCATGTAGTAACGCTTGCGCCCGACGATGCCGGCAAGCCAACCGCTGATCGGGATGATCACCACGTTGGCAACCAGATAAGTGGTGATCACCCAGGTGGCCTCGTCGAGACCTGAACCGAGACTGCCCGCGATATCGCGTAACGCGACGTTGGCGATAGAGGTGTCGAGCACCAGCATGAAGGTGGCGATCGATACGACCGTGGCAATGAGCCAGGGATTGCGATCGCCAGCGGCCGAGCGGCTGCGATCCCACTGCCCTTGGCTCATCGCACGCGCACCCGCGGCACTACGGACATGCCGGGGCCGAGATGCACGTCCGGGGCTTCGTCGAACACGATCTTCACCGGCACACGCTGCACCACCTTCACATAATTGCCGGTGGCGTTCTGCGGCGGCAGCAGACTGAACGCGGTGCCGCTGCCGGCCTGAATGCTGTCGACATGCGCCTTGAAGGTGCGGCCAGGATAGGCATCCACGGTGACGTCGACCGGTTGGCCGACGCGCATGTCGCCGAGTTGGGTCTCCTTGTAATTGGCGGTGACCCAGACGTTACGCGGCACAATGGCCATGAATATCTGGCCCGGCTGCGCATAGGCGCCTTTGATGGCGCTCAGATTGGTGACATGGCCGTCGACAGAGGCGGTCACCACCGTGCGTTCGAGCGCGACCTGCGCCTGTTCGACCTGGGCATTGGCGGCATCGACCTGCGCGACCGCGCTGGTACGTTGCGCCTGCAGCACAGCGAGCTGCTTTTCCGCCGCGGTCTGATTGGCTTCCGCCGATGTCAGAGCCGCCCGCTTCTGGGTTAGATCGCTGTTGGCCTGCTGCGCCCGCTGTTCCGTGCCCGCGCCGGTCTTGAGCAGCGACTGATACCGATTGAACTCCTCCTGGCTGAAAGTCAGCGCCGCCTGCGCTTGCGTGACGTCGGTCTTCGCCTGCGCAATCTTCGCGTTTTGCGCATCGATCTGAGCATCGAGATTGCCGACATTGGCTTGCGCCTGCTCGCGTTGCGCCTGCGCTTGCGCCAGCGACGCGCGATAGTCGCGCTGATCGATGCGCAGCAACGGCGTTCCCGCCGTGACGAGTTGGTTGTCGATCACCGGCACGTCGACGATGGCACCCGCCACCTGCGCGCTTACTTGCACGCTATGCACGTCGATGAAGGCGTCGTCGGTGGATTCGAAATGCCGTGCGTTCAGCCACCAGGCGATGACGCCTGCCAGCACGACGACGATTACTACCGCCACGCCGGCCGTAATGTAAGGGTGCTCTCTGATTCTTTGACCGAAGGACGGCGATGCCTTGCGATCGTCCTCTCGCGACGAACCGCGGCGCTCGGGTGCCTGCGGCCGCTCAGCATCAGGAAATTGCCGCTCTACGCGTTCGGACACTTGCTGTTCGTGCTCTCTCAGCGCCATGCGCCGACACCCCTACCGGCAGCGCCCGCGACATCAATGACCGGGCAAAGCGATGGTTCCAGCGGCCTTCTTCAGGACGCGACGAGCAACGACGACCTGGAAAGCCGTCTGTGGGAGCCTCAGCACCTGTTCGATGGGACGGAGCTGTTTACGCCGCCAGAAGCCCATTCAACAGCGCTTCTTTGTAAGACGACCCACAGTTCCTTTTGCGGCCGATGTTGACAGACTGGAGCGGATTGCGTCCATTCGCGCCGCGCGTGGAGTTGCCATGTCCTCTCACATCCTCATTGTCGGTTGCGGCGCCATTGGCGGTCTTTTCGCGGCGGCACTTTCTGAAATTACGAAGGTCACGGCGTACGACGCCAATGCCGACCACGTCGCAGCGATCGAACGCGACGGCCTGCGTATCACCGGCAAGACCCCGCGCCTTGCACGCATCGCGGCGGTGAGCGACGCTGCTGCCTTGCAGGGCGTCGCATTCGACGCGGTCATCTTCCTGATCAAATCGAAATTCACCGCGCAGGCGCTGGCGCAACTCCAGCCGCGCCTCGGCGGCAAGCCGATGCTGGTGACCTTGCAAAACGGCATGGACAACACAGAGGTTTTGCTGTCGTCGCCGGCGGCGACCGTGGTGCGCGGCGTGACCATGAACGCCGGCCGCTACATCGGCCCAGGCGAGATCGAGAACCTGATCGAAGGCAAGAGCTGGCTCGGTCCCGTGCGCGGCACCGTCGAGGATGTGAAGCCGCTCGCCGCCTTGCTCACCGCCGCGGGCTATCCAACGGATGTATTGGCCGACCCGATGGGCGCGGTGTGGTCGAAATTCATCTTCAACTGCGTGATGAACCCTGTCGGCGCTTTGATGATGGGCGACAATGCGGCCCGCTACGATGTGGCCGAGATGCGGACGCTCATCGACGACATGGCCGCAGAGTGCATGGCCGTCGTCCAGGGGCTCGGCGGTTCCTTTGCCTTTCCGCCCATGGAATTCGTCGAGAAGGTGCGCGCCGGCGAAATTCCCCTCTCCAAGCATGCGGGCTCGATGGCGCTCGACATCGCCCGCGGCGCGCCGACAGAGATCGACGAACTGACGGGGTTCATCGTCCGCGAGGGCGACAGGTTGGGCGTGCCGGTGCCGGCGTGCCGGACGGTTTACCGGCTCGCCAAGGGGCTAGAGGCCGCCAGCGCAAGACGCGTCCCGGTCGCCAGGTAAAACAAGGAGTTAGCCGGGGACAGCGGGTATCTTATCCCCGCTGTCCCCGTTATCCTGACAGCACAGGATTCCGGCCTGCCGTCCGTTAATCCCTTAGGCGACGGACTAATATGGACCGGAATCGAGAATGACGGCCGCCAGATTTCGATGGACGATAGTGACGAAGCGCTCATGGCTCGCGTCGCGCGCGGCGACCAGCCGGCGTTTCGCGCCCTCGCGCGCCGTCATCTGCCGGCAATGGTCGGACTGGCCCGCCGCGTCCTCGGCAATACCGCCGACGCCGAGGATGTCGCACAGGAAGCCATGCTGCGCGTCTGGACCCATGCGCCGCGCTGGCAGCCCGTGGCGGCCTTCAAGACCTGGCTCACGCGCATCGTGGTCAATCTCTGCCTCGACCGGAAAAGACGCGCAGCCTGGGTGGACCTGGAGGAGGCCGGCGATCTCGTCGACCGCACGCCGGACGCCGTCGAGCGGATGGAAACGAACGAGCGCGAACGTCAATTACAGAGCGCAATCGAGAAGCTTCCCGACCGGCAGCGCGCCGCGATCGTGCTTACCTACAGTGAAGGCATGAGCAATGCGCAGGTTGCGGATATCCTCGACACATCCGTATCGGCGGTCGAAACGTTGCTCATTCGCGGCAAGCAGAACCTGCGCCGCGCGCTGGGCGGACTTATCGACGAGGAAGGCTGAGAGGGCGCATAAAGATGAATAACGAAGAGCTCCAAATTTTTCTCGATAGCCACGGCACCGATCCGTCTGTCTGGCCGGAGTCGCAGCGCGCCGCTGTGGAAAAATTTATCGCCAGCAGCGCGGAAGCGCGCGCGCTGTTTGAAGGAGCGCGACGGTTTGACGCGCTGCTGACGCGCACGGCG from Pseudolabrys taiwanensis includes:
- a CDS encoding xanthine dehydrogenase family protein molybdopterin-binding subunit is translated as MSASSAALSTPHADWHGRVEDNALLRGAGRFGDDLKPEGALAAFFVRSPHAHAKIARVDVAAAKAAPGVVAVITGADLEAEHFHSISHAHPIPGRGGKTPYSPDRPSLAQDRVMHVGEPVAMVIAKTAAQAQDAAEKVEVEYEMLRPVTDVREAVKPGAPQLWPEAPGNVGFDWTAPQDPDGKKNAALEKAFAEAAHVVKVELVNQRLVVASLEPRAATASYDLDNNRYELRCGNQGFAGLRAQICEAMSIKPDELHVVAEDVGGAFGMKGWLYPEYVPMLYASRKLKKPVHWVSTRSEAFLTDNQGRDSVYTVELALSKRGKFLGLRVDVAGNMGAYFTGVAHFVVTLHISGCLPTVYDIPHAQLNARCVFTNTLPTGPYRGAGRPEASYLLERVIEAAAVQTGIDPAELRRRNLIQPAQMPYTTAFGSTYDSGDFPAVLERALARADYAGFAARKKAAKKQGKLRGIGLGCYLEIAGAWPEESARISFGDGGRVDVSIGSGASGQGHRTVFGNVVARRLGVPFDNIRLLSGDSARDVPGFGAVASRSAMMCGGAIARTTDLVLEKGKRVAAMLLQAEENEVAYKDGKFAVKNREVSLFEVAERASELARQGVIPESLDTTGSIKVPPSFPNGCHVAEVEIDTETGALAIVNYVAVGDCGNVLDETIVEGQVHGGVAQGLGQALTENTVYDDSGQLVSASFMDYGMPRADTMPAVAVEHFAIACKTNPLGTKGTGEAGTTAAPPALMNAILNALPEGANLDMPATSDRVWKALQATK
- a CDS encoding PAS-domain containing protein is translated as MDQDSPPPAATHDLRLVLAPGGACFAVCLAILSVAAPNFAPSLTDKLLYALALALVAMVLAGLILTRRLRRHNLRIGVALNNMSQGLCMFDRHERLVICNQRYRDMYQLPASVAKPGITRTELLRYRAAQGTFTLDIDAYQRRVSTANAEGKTTTTEVVSNGRRVVIVNRPMPDGGWVATHEDVTERRDAARERAVLQEQAERRATVEQAIAGFRQQVEAHLHSVSDSAVVMRGTAATLLTNSAQTAKGAESAVGASNEASVNVDTAATAADELAKSIGEIGRQLAKATDVVRAAVSEAQGTNAQITALSDAAKKIGDVIKLIRAIAAQTNLLALNATIEAARAGEAGKGFAVVAQEVKSLAVQTAQATEDISALVTSVQNATGGAVAAIGRIAQRMHEIDSYATAVSSSVEEQSVATAEISQSVTNAAEGARVVVNVLDDVAGAASETRASAESVLSASQAVEAAAADLRREIENFLVRVAA
- a CDS encoding LLM class flavin-dependent oxidoreductase; translated protein: MRLGYFTMPVHPMQRPWVETLHEDREAIILADKLGFYDAFIGEHLTDACENVTNSLLFHATLINDTKQIKLASGTCNLSQIHPVVIAANCAMFDHLAQGRFIMGVSAGALTSDAEALGILDEDRNKMFAEAIDVILAIWEREAPYKIDLPNNRFKVSTERTQAFDLGVGIMPKPFQKPRPEIVGTVVAPFSPGVVLMGKRDFHPLSANFLLAKHMKSHWQNYAKGKAEVGEKAKVEDWRVARTIFVADDDKTALAYGREDANSPYRFYFSQMRGKMKRGGRLYVFKSHKEQPDEEITHDFVMDHCVIHGTVNKVVDQILKMREEIGDFGELVYAGMDWVDEKLGRRSMQLMAEEVMPRVNAAIAKSDAAE
- a CDS encoding GlcG/HbpS family heme-binding protein, coding for MTKLRARECRAFIDAVVEKADAMRVPVSIAVVGPEGHIVAVERMDDAGFITPETAIAKAYTVAAFRSMSPRFPDGLVIQQWFKERNPQLLVSLAAMTNGRIAASGGAAPIFRGDEMVGAYGISGGTSQQDEEMAIYARAKAGWAHVPEHDTTDPEVKAHINALYAKAGIADRQL